A DNA window from Xyrauchen texanus isolate HMW12.3.18 chromosome 6, RBS_HiC_50CHRs, whole genome shotgun sequence contains the following coding sequences:
- the LOC127644612 gene encoding ras-related protein Rab-18-B has product MDDDVLTTLKILIIGESGVGKSSLLLRFTDDTFDPELAATIGVDFKVKTIAIDGNRAKLAIWDTAGQERFRTLTPSYYRGAQGVILVYDVTKRDTFTKLENWLNELETYCTRNDLVKMLVGNKIDKDNREVDRNEGLKFARKHSMLFIEASAKTRDGVQCAFEELVEKILQTPGLWESSIQNHGVQLSDHEQQRQGACGGYCSLV; this is encoded by the exons ATGGACGACGACGTGCTAACAACGTTAAAGATTTTAATAATCGGAGAAAGTGGTGTCGGTAAATCAAG tttGCTGCTGCGCTTCACAGATGACACTTTCGATCCAGAATTAGCTGCAACTATTG GAGTGGACTTCAAAGTGAAAACTATTGCAATAGATGGCAACAGAGCAAAGCTGGCGATATGG gACACAGCGGGTCAGGAGAGATTCAGGACTCTAACACCAAGCTACTACAGAGGAGCACAGGGCGTCATTTTag TGTATGATGTGACAAAACGGGACACGTTCACAAAACTTGAGAACTGGCTGAATGAGCTGGAGACATACTGCACACGCAACGATCTGGTTAAAATGCTTGTGGGGAACAAAATTGACAAG GACAATCGTGAAGTAGACAGGAATGAAGGCTTGAAGTTTGCACGGAAACACTCTATGCTTTTTATCG AGGCTAGCGCTAAGACGCGGGATGGAGTACAGTGTGCCTTTGAAGAACTAGTGGAGAAGATCTTGCAGACGCCGGGGCTCTGGGAGAGCAGCATTCAGAACCACGGAGTCCAGCTGTCCGATCACGAGCAGCAGCGCCAGGGCGCCTGCGGGGGCTACTGCTCCCTGGTTTAA